The following are from one region of the Pygocentrus nattereri isolate fPygNat1 chromosome 20, fPygNat1.pri, whole genome shotgun sequence genome:
- the vsig10 gene encoding V-set and immunoglobulin domain-containing protein 10: MVSVFGLVLVHFCLSHHAAVAAEERERPLVIIGERGTNVLLPCFSRPANSTLLVTHWKKSGEIAVTRDSAHLLSTGHLSIQDDGSLKITGLMLLDEDEYECDPVPKNDSLSQKILLQVADGPTNMAIKIEPATALLNGTLFVQKGTNISFNCSSESYPSQNLTWYFEDVSRTFGAVPSLHFEISNVNAADQGNYTCKAHNLLSNRTVTQSQELLVYYAPERHPNCNWEQASQPDLVRFSCSWYGGYPTPNLQVFLGSDMLASNVSETLTVTLNRTMLHDDQNITCLGRYSELQPGHEKSCSFTLNSPYPMGMPLVAALEGSDITLSCSEYKSLPPAKTVWQRGKSQEVIVPSSKYTLIAKGPEFTLTIVNVTKDDEGVFFCWSENVLAAKELEVYLTVRSFADSSGAAVGVFISVLIVAAGITVGFLAYSRRDRICLSFRFSGLEDDRTDVLSLVESDEDDVFHDAVPRLSPVSNGHVPTRTTTLVEIHRIQSSDHEDNVNDADQADQEQAKPEE; encoded by the exons ATGGTGTCCGTGTTTGGACTCGTCTTGGTCCACTTCTGCCTTTCACACCACGCAG CTGTAGCTGCAGAAGAGCGAGAGCGGCCGCTTGTCATAATCGGAGAGAGAGGAACAAACGTTCTGTTGCCATGTTTCAGCCGCCCAGCCAACAGCACCCTGCTTGTAACTCACTGGAAAAAGAGCGGGGAGATTGCCGTCACCCGGGACAGTGCTCATCTGCTCAGCACGGGCCATTTATCCATACAGGACGACGGCAGCTTGAAGATCACTGGCCTGATGTTACTAGATGAGGATGAGTATGAGTGCGACCCTGTGCCAAAAAATGACAGCTTATCTCAGAAGATTCTTCTACAAGTTGCTG ATGGTCCAACGAACATGGCAATAAAAATAGAACCAGCAACTGCCCTATTGAACGGGACACTGTTCGTGCAAAAAGGGACCAACATTTCCTTTAACTGCTCCAGCGAGTCGTACCCCTCACAGAACCTTACGTGGTATTTTGAAGATGTCAGCAGGACATTTGGTGCAGTACCATCGCTACACTTTGAGATAAGCAACGTTAATGCAGCTGATCAGGGGAACTACACCTGCAAAGCCCACAACCTCCTCTCCAACAGGACTGTGACACAGAGCCAGGAACTGCTGGTCTACT ATGCTCCAGAGAGACACCCCAATTGCAACTGGGAGCAGGCCAGTCAGCCTGACTTGGTGCGCTTCAGCTGCTCCTGGTACGGGGGCTACCCTACACCGAACCTGCAGGTGTTTCTGGGTTCTGACATGTTGGCCTCAAATGTCTCAGAGACTTTAACAGTGACTCTGAACAGGACGATGCTCCATGATGACCAGAATATCACATGTCTGGGACGATACAGTGAACTACAGCCTGGACATGAAAAGTCGTGCTCCTTCACGCTCA ACTCCCCATACCCGATGGGAATGCCACTCGTGGCCGCTCTGGAGGGCAGTGAcatcactctctcttgctctgagTACAAATCTCTCCCTCCTGCTAAAACTGTGTGGCAGCGAGGAAAGAGTCAGGAGGTTATCGTCCCCAGCTCCAAATACACACTGATCGCCAAGGGCCCGGAGTTTACTCTAACCATAGTGAATGTGACGAAAGACGACGAAGGTGTTTTCTTCTGCTGGAGTGAAAATGTTCTGGCGGCGAAGGAACTGGAAGTCTATCTTACTGTCAGAT CCTTTGCAGACAGCTCCGGGGCGGCGGTCGGAGTCTTTATCTCGGTTCTGATCGTAGCTGCTGGGATAACAGTGGGATTCTTAGCGTACTCCCGTCGTGACAGGATATGTCTGA GTTTTAGATTTAG TGGATTAGAGGACGACAGGACGGATGTGCTGAGCCTCGTCGAGTCGGATGAGGACGATGTTTTCCACGACGCTGTTCCGAGACTCAGTCCTGTTTCTAACGGACACGTTCCCACACGCACCACTACACTCGTAGAGATCCACAGGATACAGTCCA gTGATCATGAAGATAACGTGAACGACGCAGACCAAGCAGATCAAGAACAAGCTAAGCCAGAAGAATGA